A stretch of the Alnus glutinosa chromosome 6, dhAlnGlut1.1, whole genome shotgun sequence genome encodes the following:
- the LOC133870921 gene encoding cytokinin riboside 5'-monophosphate phosphoribohydrolase LOG5-like produces MQEKMAKSRFQRVCVFCGSSTGKRTCYSDAALELAQELVSRRLDLVYGGGSIGLMGLVSQEVHRGGGHVLGIIPKTLMSKEITGETVGEVRPVADMHQRKAEMARYSDCFIALPGGYGTLEELLEVITWAQLGIHDKPVGLLNVEGYYNYLLSFIDKAVDDGFIKPSQRHIVVSASNATELVQKLEEYVPVHDGVVAQAKWEAEQVERNTCFQTDISR; encoded by the exons ATGCAGGAGAAGATGGCGAAATCAAGGTTCCAAAGGGTTTGTGTTTTCTGTGGGAGCAGTACTGGCAAGAGAACTTGCTACAGTGATGCTGCCCTGGAACTAGCCCAAGAGTTG GTATCCAGGAGGTTGGATCTTGTTTACGGAGGTGGAAGTATTGGATTAATGGGCTTAGTTTCTCAGGAGGTACACCGCGGTGGTGGCCATGTTTTAGG AATTATCCCCAAAACTTTGATGAGCAAAGag ATAACTGGAGAAACAGTTGGGGAAGTCAGGCCTGTAGCCGACATGCACCAGAGGAAAGCCGAGATGGCCCGCTACTCTGACTGTTTTATTGCCCttccag GTGGATACGGAACTTTGGAAGAGTTATTGGAAGTCATTACATGGGCCCAGCTAGGAATCCACGACAAGCCT GTGGGTTTGCTTAACGTGGAGGGGTACTACAACTACCTCCTCTCATTCATAGACAAAGCGGTGGACGATGGGTTTATCAAGCCCTCTCAGCGCCATATAGTCGTCTCGGCTTCGAACGCTACAGAACTTGTTCAAAAGCTCGAG GAATACGTGCCAGTGCATGATGGGGTGGTTGCTCAGGCCAAGTGGGAGGCGGAACAAGTGGAGCGTAATACTTGTTTTCAGACGGATATTAGTCGTTGA